A section of the Delphinus delphis chromosome 1, mDelDel1.2, whole genome shotgun sequence genome encodes:
- the LOC132423860 gene encoding protein FAM163A: MTAGTVVITGGILATVILLCIIAVLCYCRLQYYCCKRSRAEDAREEEEEDHDLPAHRRGPTCNACSSQALDGRGGLAPPTREPCGQPCGVAASHCTACSLYSSPFYIRTADMLPNGGGGERLSFAPTYYKEGGPPCLQLAAPQSYPVTWPGSGREAFTNPRAISTDV, from the exons ATGACAGCGGGAACGGTTGTGATCACTGGCGGAATCCTAGCTACGGTCATTCTCCTCTGCATCATCGCCGTCCTGTGCTACTGTAGGCTCCAG tATTACTGCTGCAAGAGGAGCAGAGCCGAGGATGCacgcgaggaggaggaggaggatcaCGACCTGCCCGCACACCGCAGAGGCCCCACCTGCAATGCCTGCAGCTCCCAGGCCCTGGACGGCCGAGGCGGCCTGGCGCCTCCCACCAGAGAGCCCTGCGGCCAGCCGTGCGGGGTGGCGGCCAGCCACTGCACAGCCTGCTCCCTATACAGCTCTCCCTTTTACATACGGACGGCTGACATGCTGCCCAACGGGGGCGGAGGCGAGAGGCTCTCCTTTGCTCCCACATACTACAAGGAGGGGGGACCCCCATGCCTCCAACTGGCAGCGCCCCAGAGTTACCCGGTGACGTGGCCAGGCTCTGGCCGTGAGGCCTTCACCAATCCAAGGGCTATTAGCACAGACGTGTAA